AGTGAATATTTGTTGATATTTCTTTGGGGTAATGGTTACTGGTTGAAAGGTTTGTCTAGcccatgtgtttttatttgtcttttttttattatttttttttgtgattattaaTATGTCTATTCGAGTCGAGTTTTATTTCCCGCTGGtccacatttaaaatgtacaagGCTTGCGTCCCAAACgtcatgaaaatatatttttttaatcttttaaactttttgtgtagtttttaaaacGTCTTCTTCCACATGCCTTcagttttgtacactgcagttatatatatatatatatatatatatatatatatatatatatatatatatatatatatatatatatattccttttcagaaaaaaagatgCAAACTTTCTTTAGCACAGAAGTAACAAAAAATATACCTTAGGCCTACTAACGTTATTGCACAGTTTAGtggagcacagggaggtatggtaaagtatttcACTGTGTCTGCcctccgtctgtctgtgtttctgtgtgtctttgtACAGTTATGCatgtctgattgtgatgaaactgttTGGCCCTTCTTTAGCTGAGTTATTGACTGCATAATCAGATTGCACAGATTTCTGTCAGTTGTGAATGAACTATAATAcataacaatatattattattattattattattattattattattattattattattattattattcacagtttattattattaatcatattATTATTCCCAGCTTCCTAGTGGATCCTCTTGTTGTGTTGTTGAACGCTGCCTCCCCCAGTACAGTCAGGATGGACAGCCCCAGCCTCTTCTCCCACACCAGCTCCCTATTACCAGAGCAGGAGGGTCCCGCCGTCCCAGAGCAGGAGGGTCCCCATGTCCCAGAGCAGGAAGGTCCACGTGTCCCAAAGCTGTCCAGAGTGTTAGTGGACAGCAGGGCAGAGCCCCTGCTCCTCCCCAAGTCCCTGTGCATCCTGCAGACCCGCAGACACACACGCCTCCAACGGCAGCTGCTGCGCACCGCCAGCTCGGGACTCACCTTCTCCCAGGATGTGGTGAGGGACAGGGGCCCCTCCAGCCTGCCCTACAGCCAGAGGGACACCCGGGGGCTGTTCGACCCATCAGGACTCCTGGGTCCCCCAGCCAGGACCAAGCAGAGGGGCGCGCCCAGGATGGACACCCCGCGACACATGCCGTGCCACCTGTGGACGGGAGACCGGGCAAAAAAGAGGGACCCTGATAGCAAAGCAGGCCCTCGGGGGGTTCCACTGGTCTCGGAGCAGGACAGGGAAACGGGGAGGGTGAAGGAGAAGGGAAATGAGCAGCCTGCTGTTTTCCTCACGGAGGCTGATTCGCCCCCTCATGGCCGTGTCTCTGCCGGAATGGTAGCGTCGTTGGGCGGCAGCGATAAGGACGGGGTCCGGGGTCAGTGGGATGAGCTCCTCCTGGCTCAGATCTCAAAGACCACGGCGCAGGGCGGGCACGAGGCCAGGCGGCAGAGCCTCCTCTCGGGCTGCTACGGCTCCTCCAGAGCCACCGACCTGGTCCCAGAGGATCCTATGAACCCTGAGGACTTCCGCGACTGCAGGGAGCTGCCCCCTGGCTCGGGCATCGAGACTGTGCAGAAGGCCGTGCCAGAGACACCCCTCCCGCTGTACTACAGGCAAgcgggggaggagggggagggtccTAGTTACGAGATTTAAAGTAGTGCTAACCCCTTTTGCATTTTCCTTAACTCTTGTTAGCAAGATATAAAGTGCTGCATCCTGGTAGCTTTGCTGTGAGTCTCACGGTCTGAATGTAGCTGGACAATTCAAGTGAGTGCATACTGCAGGTACCAGTAAACAGCAGCAACTCTCACCCCTCTCCCCTGCCTCAAccccaccctctctctcctctccagagCCCCTGGGTTCTCCCGGGCCCAGACCCAGTCCAGCGAGCCCGGAGGCATTAACCTGACAGCAGACACTCTGAGAGTGAAGCACCTGcagcccctccctcccccccgccTGCAGGACAGTCTGAACCCCCGGGCTGGGGCTCACGTGTACAGCACAGAGAACCCCTTCGAACAGGAGCTGTACTCGGGTAacactgcctgtgtgtgagtgtgagtgtgtgtgtgtgcgtgtgcgtgtgcgtgcgtgtgcgtgaggTCTACAGCACAAAATACCTCTTTGAGCACTGCCACAATGCCCGTGTGACTGTGTGCTACTGTGTGTGTGGCATGTCATTTTTATGTTTTCATGTTCAGAAAACTTTCAAAGACTCTATGTCAGTAGCTTCAAAAGCAGTGCTGGACCTCAGTGTGTGTATTCCGCTGAATGCTTTGTGTTCGTGACTCGTGCCTCTGCTCCGTCTCTCTGAATCTCTGCAGGGATCTCCAGCCAGGTGCACCAGCGGGATGAGAGGCGCAGGGACTGGATCATCATGGAAAACACCTCGGAATACCGCAAGAACCTCCAGGAGCAACTCCCACGCACCCCGGAGCAGTGGAACAAAGCAGGGGGCGCACGGGAGACAACCCCGAAACGTACAGGTCAGGGTTAGGGTGTCCCGCGGGGGTGGGGAGGAAAAGCGGCTGGGGAGAGTTCagacagcgacccctactggtcagatgGAAACTtcccagacacacagacatacaccgACACAGATTCACTGACAGACTCAaactgacgctcacacacacacacaccctctcaaaCACTCACCCAGCTCACTGTCTCCCCCCCAGGAGTGCTGAGGCCAGTGAAAGGAGGGCGGAGGTGGCTGGCGCTGCCCAGCCCAGCTGACTACACAGAAACCGGGCTGAGACCCCCGGACACAAGCTGGCCGGACACAAGACCCGTCTACACCCGGACCCCACACCGCCCCCTGCAGGAGCTGTCGGGATGGCGGTACACCGTGGATGAGTGGAGGAAAGCCTGGAAGCACAGTGAGGAACTGTCtgtacacagatacacagacctctctctccctgtctccctgtcacACTGTCTCCCTGCCCCCTCCTCCTCTGTTTCTCTCTCCACTAGCTAGAGGAGAGCCTGTGTTTCAGtgttatgagtgtgtgtttgtgaggttGTGCAttgtgttgtgtattgtgtgcttgtgttatgaggttgtgtattgtgtgtttgtgttgtgaggTTGTACATTGTGTTGTCTCCGCAGTGACCCGCTGGCAGGATGTGACAGTGGAGGGACTGAAGAAGGACCTGACTGACATGCACTGCCATGTCCGGGTCATCGCCATAGCAACCTGCGCATCGGGAGCGGTCAACCGACCCAGTCCTGAACTTAATCCCTCCAAGGAAGGTAAGTcttacctctctctctctgtacagcataTGGCCCAATATGTTTAGAATTGGATTATGATAATACACTCTGTCAAAGGATTTCTACTTGCAGTGTTGTTATTGATAGGCTCCAGTGTGACTGTGACTCTGATCATCATGTCCTCTGGGCTGTGTGTCCTGCTTCCTTAGCAGCGCTGAGGGGCGGTGTCCAGGCCATGACCGCGGAGGTGCAGCCTGTCCCAGAGGAGCTGCAGCCCCTGCTGAGGGCCGCCCTCACCGACCCCAGCGACCGTGTCCGCTTCGCAGCCGCGCTGTGCCAGTACGCCATGGGGGCCGGCAACGCCATGGCCAGGGAGATACTACTGGAGGCGCTGTTAGACAGTGAGCAAGCAGAGAGAGGGCAGCAGAGTGTGATGCAGtgagtgtgatgcagtgtgagagtgtgatgcagtgtgagtgtgtgatgcagtgtgagtgtgatgCACTGAGAGTgtgatgcagtgtgagtgtgatgcagtgtgagtgtgatgcagtgtgagtgtgtgatgcagtgtgagtgtgatgctgtgtgagtgtgtgatgcagtgtgagtgtgatgcactgtgaaagtgtggtgcagtgtgagtgtgtgatgcagtgtgagtgtgatgcagtgtgagtgtgatgcagtgtgtgagtgtgatgcagtgagtgtgatgcagtgtgagtgtgatgcagtgtgagagtGTGTTGCTGAGATGCTGTGTGATCCCGTCTCTCTTGTGGAGCTCCATGTGACACCGGTATGTGCTGCTCAGGTGCTCTGGGTCGGGATGCAGACAGCTGGGCAGCAGCTCAGTGCCTGGCCCTGGAGGGGGAGGGGAGTGCAGCGGTGGTGCAGAGGCTCATTTCCCAACTCTTCGATACGGACGTGGAGGGCGACAGGGAGCAGGCTACTGCCCTGCTGGCCAGGCTGACCAACACCACGGTGCGTTATACACGGGGGCACATCGTGTATGAACATTCCTGCCATTCTCTCAGGCCAGTCCTGATGCCTAATAATATGGAAAACTAACTGGTCTGAGTCTGCTTTACTCCCctcccctcatctctctctcacAGACTGTGGTGCGCTCCCTGCTGGCAGAGAAACTGAACAGCGGGAACTGGAGGGAGCGGACCCTGTCCTGCCACACCCTGGCTCGTCTGCAGGGGTCCTTTAATAAGGTACCAGCTGGACTgaggttcagtgtgtgtgtgtgtgtgtatgtgtgtgtgtgtgtgtgtgtgtgtgtgtaatcaggATCCCGTGTGTTCACTGTCATCTGGGCTGTGCTCTCTCTGAGTATGTGTTTGTGTATTGAATagtctttgtgtctgtgtgtattgaatagtctttgtgtctgtgtgtattgAATAGCCTGTGCATGTGTCTGCTGTGCTCTGTGTTTAGGACCTGACTAACAAGCTGACCTTCCTCATGTGGAATGACTGGCACAGTAAAGTGCGCCAagctgcagcacagacactgggCAGGATGGGGCTGGGCAAGGAGGTGCACGATGAACTGAGGTGAACGAGGGTGCAGGGGCCAAAATATATTAGGCACTCAAATTTCTGTATAATTAacctaaatgttattttaaagtttGACTTTTGCAGCTGTGTGGGTCTGTGTTTtctaacagtatttatttattttttttctgtgtgtgcgtgcgtgcctgtgtgtgtgtgcgcgtgtgtggctgtgtgcgtgtgtgtgtgtgtgtatgtgcgtgtgtgtggctgtgttccAGGTCGAAGCTGTGCGAGGACTCCCCCTGTTGGCGTGTAGTGGCGCTGTCTCTCTTGGCCCAGCTGGGCATCATGACGGCCAAGCTGCTCCCTGCGTTCCTAAGCTGCTTCAACAATGACTTTGTGGCCGTGCGCCAACAGGCCTGTCTCACGGCTGCCACGATGCGCATACCAGACGAGCTGGTGAGCCCACACTGGAAACACTGGTCTGGACTGGGAAACCCAGCAGAAATGAGAAGCTAGTAAACACTCAATAGCACTGAATTTAGAAATCCAATGACATTATATTCAGTATCTGACTACATTCAAATTGAGCAGcgctaaaaaacacacacagtgctaacTCTTTATTTTGCTACGCGCATTGGGAACTGGGCTGAGATGCTAGTATAGGACCTGTCCATGTATTATACTGCAATAATGATGCTGCAACAAGAAAACGGAGCGTACAGAAAAGATCTTTGTTCCTGTCTCCCTGGTTCAGGTTTTCAACCAGCTGCTTCGTATGATGCAGAACGAGCCTGTCAAGGAGATCAAAGCCAGCGCCATTCACGGTACGCACACTCAGTTTGATTTGTCTGGGTTACTGTGGGTCAGTCTGTAGTGTGGTGCTGATGGCTTGTTCCTGGGACTGGGAGCTCTGAGTTGCTGTAGAATAGACTGGGTGCCTCACACAGGGGGAAGTGTGAGGTACTGATAGCTTGTTTTAATTGTGTGTTCCTGGGTTACTGTGAGCTCTGAAGCTTGCAGTACGAGGCACTGATTGCTTTCTTGTTTGCTTGTAGTGCATTCTAGGTTCCTAACACagacccttatgaaagtttactgctgtatttttgcagcttttcccattgttatactgtgcatttaccatcgtttacccaagttttccatgtttattgatatactttaccatacttcactattcttcacaatgctttctctgtgctttattacactttgctgtgcttatGCTATGAGAAAATTGTGTGTTCTCCCGGCCGCTGTGGAGCAGACTGTAAGCCTCATgtctgcagtgtgcagtgtgtggtactgactgacTCTCTGTGTGTTCTCCCGGCCGCTGTGGGGCAGACTGTAAGTCTCATgtctgcagtgtgcagtgtgtggtactgactgacTCTCTGTGTGTTCTCCCGGCCGCTGTGGGGCAGACTGTAAGCCTCATgtctgcagtgtgcagtgtgtggtactgactgacTCTCTGTGTGTTCTCCCGGCCGCTGTGGGGCAGACTGTAAGTCTCATgtctgcagtgtgcagtgtgtggtactgactgacTCTCTGTGTGTTCTCCCTGTCGCTGTGGGGCAGACTGTAAGCCTCATgtctgcagtgtgcagtgtgtggtactgactgacTCTCTGTGTGTTCTCCCGGCCGCTGTGGGTTAGCCCTAGGGCAGACTGGCCACGTCACCCCCGCCCTGCGTGAGCTGCTGCTGTGGGCACTGCACCACGAGGAGGAGCCCGTGGTCCGCTTCGCTGCGGGAGATGCCATCATAGCGCTGAACCTGACTGGGTCCGACCTACAGGACCTGCTGCTAGACCGGCTCAGCCTAGAGCCCCACCTACTGGTCAGGAGGTGGGTGTACAGACTTCATTtcattaaccccttaaggtacacaaggaattaagCGGTCATTCAAATGGTTTCTTcattaaatacatttgagagcgactgaAGTATCACCAGGAGGAAACTGACAAGTTGGATGACCAGAACCTGCCtgtctgtacattttaaacctgttctgtgcacctcattgcaacaaTAAGAAAGGTATCATCATTGTGTCTGTGGGACGCACGTGCCCCGTGTACCTTAAAGTGTTAAATGGTTCATAGCTTACGAAATAAAGTCTGTAAATCCTCCTGTCTTACACTTCAATTCAACGTGTTtttcgacacacacacacacacacacacacacaaaaaacgtaAAATGAGGTTAGAAGCGTTTTGAATTCTTTAGGAGATATTAGACGACATTGCAGTGAGTAATATTCttcgtttgtttttttctgtgatgttTTAGGAAAGTCGCTGAAATCCAGGCCAAACTCGGCTTCAGCCAAGAGGGGAGCAAGAACTTGGTCCACAAAGTCAAACAGCAGGTAGCAACTCAATGCACTGTGACCAACCTGAATCAGCAGAGAAAATATAGGACTTTTATTATAGGAAACGTGGACCTTCTTACTGCTTTAGTAGGTTACAGTCGAGGCATTGGGAGGGTGTGAAGTAAtgtggtctagtggttggagcagagagactgggagtgtctagtggttagagctgagagactgggagtgtctagtggttggagcggagagactgggagtgtctagtggttggagcggagagactgggagtgtctagtggttggagcggagagactgggagtgtctagtggttagagctgagagactgggagtgtCTAGTGTCTAGTGGTTGGAGCGGAGAGACTGGGAGTGTCTAGTTGGAGCAGAGAGACTGGGAGTGTCTAGTGGTTGGAGCGGAGAGACTGGGAGTgtctagtggttggagctgagagactgggagtgtCTAGTGGTTGGAGCAGAGAGACTGGGAGTGTCTAGTGGTTGGAGCAGAGAGACTGGGAGTGTCTAGTGGTTGGAGCGGAGAGACTGGGAGTGTCTAGTGGTTGGAGCGGAGAGACTGGGAGTGTCTAGTGTCTAGTGGTTGGAGCGGAGAGACTGGGAGTGTCTATTGTCTAGTGGGTGGAGCTGACACTGTGTGTTTAATGGGGGCTGTGTATTAACCCTTGCAGGTCCACAGGCTGTGCAGTAAGCGCATCATCACTCAAAAGGTGCTGAGGCTGGAGGAGTTAGAGGAAACACTGGTACAGAAGGCATTACGGATCGACCTGCGCACTCAGCCAGGCCTGTCGGACGATCCCAGAGACATAGCCAGGCTACTGGGGGACTGCTTCCCAGGTGAGCGGTGGGGTGGGTTGGAGGAGTTCTTCTTGTAGAAGGGGTGGATTCACATTCCAGATGAATTAGTTTCAAGAGTCACACATTTACTGATTATGATTCAGGAACTTCTAAAACACAAACCATTTTACACTGCAATTACCGTGACtctttaaaatagttttaagacatgttaaagtatttatttaccTGTATGAGCTGCTCTGAAATGTGTTATTCTTTATTATCCCTTGTATAATCAAGACAGgatcaaataataaaataaataaaataacttgtaTGACATTGCCAGATATAATACAAGCATTGTAATTCTTTCCCAGCTCACAGTCCACCCAACTCTGCACCCCTGCAGCTGGAGTCGGAGCTGCCCTTGTACGACACAGAGAGTCAGGTAAGCAGCTCTGCAGTACACCTGCATCGCCAACACTATACACAGAGAGTCAGGTAAGCAGCTCTGCAGTACACCTGCACCGCCAACACTATACACAGAGAGTCAGGTAAGCAGCTCTGCAGTACACCTGCATCGCCAACACTATACACAGAGTCAGGTAAGCAGCTCTGCAGTACACCTGCACCGCCAAC
The Acipenser ruthenus chromosome 18, fAciRut3.2 maternal haplotype, whole genome shotgun sequence DNA segment above includes these coding regions:
- the LOC131698697 gene encoding HEAT repeat-containing protein 4-like isoform X1, with product MDSPSLFSHTSSLLPEQEGPAVPEQEGPHVPEQEGPRVPKLSRVLVDSRAEPLLLPKSLCILQTRRHTRLQRQLLRTASSGLTFSQDVVRDRGPSSLPYSQRDTRGLFDPSGLLGPPARTKQRGAPRMDTPRHMPCHLWTGDRAKKRDPDSKAGPRGVPLVSEQDRETGRVKEKGNEQPAVFLTEADSPPHGRVSAGMVASLGGSDKDGVRGQWDELLLAQISKTTAQGGHEARRQSLLSGCYGSSRATDLVPEDPMNPEDFRDCRELPPGSGIETVQKAVPETPLPLYYRAPGFSRAQTQSSEPGGINLTADTLRVKHLQPLPPPRLQDSLNPRAGAHVYSTENPFEQELYSGISSQVHQRDERRRDWIIMENTSEYRKNLQEQLPRTPEQWNKAGGARETTPKRTGVLRPVKGGRRWLALPSPADYTETGLRPPDTSWPDTRPVYTRTPHRPLQELSGWRYTVDEWRKAWKHMTRWQDVTVEGLKKDLTDMHCHVRVIAIATCASGAVNRPSPELNPSKEAALRGGVQAMTAEVQPVPEELQPLLRAALTDPSDRVRFAAALCQYAMGAGNAMAREILLEALLDSALGRDADSWAAAQCLALEGEGSAAVVQRLISQLFDTDVEGDREQATALLARLTNTTTVVRSLLAEKLNSGNWRERTLSCHTLARLQGSFNKDLTNKLTFLMWNDWHSKVRQAAAQTLGRMGLGKEVHDELRSKLCEDSPCWRVVALSLLAQLGIMTAKLLPAFLSCFNNDFVAVRQQACLTAATMRIPDELVFNQLLRMMQNEPVKEIKASAIHALGQTGHVTPALRELLLWALHHEEEPVVRFAAGDAIIALNLTGSDLQDLLLDRLSLEPHLLVRRKVAEIQAKLGFSQEGSKNLVHKVKQQVHRLCSKRIITQKVLRLEELEETLVQKALRIDLRTQPGLSDDPRDIARLLGDCFPAHSPPNSAPLQLESELPLYDTESQSLSDTFRSSSAATRASFASPRTPTLFSHDTEDEEAEPQRPITRGRAKSFRSCRQSRHRPVSGSAVSLSQGHSRPSCDLEEQVL
- the LOC131698697 gene encoding HEAT repeat-containing protein 4-like isoform X3; this translates as MDSPSLFSHTSSLLPEQEGPAVPEQEGPHVPEQEGPRVPKLSRVLVDSRAEPLLLPKSLCILQTRRHTRLQRQLLRTASSGLTFSQDVVRDRGPSSLPYSQRDTRGLFDPSGLLGPPARTKQRGAPRMDTPRHMPCHLWTGDRAKKRDPDSKAGPRGVPLVSEQDRETGRVKEKGNEQPAVFLTEADSPPHGRVSAGMVASLGGSDKDGVRGQWDELLLAQISKTTAQGGHEARRQSLLSGCYGSSRATDLVPEDPMNPEDFRDCRELPPGSGIETVQKAVPETPLPLYYRAPGFSRAQTQSSEPGGINLTADTLRVKHLQPLPPPRLQDSLNPRAGAHVYSTENPFEQELYSGISSQVHQRDERRRDWIIMENTSEYRKNLQEQLPRTPEQWNKAGGARETTPKRTGVLRPVKGGRRWLALPSPADYTETGLRPPDTSWPDTRPVYTRTPHRPLQELSGWRYTVDEWRKAWKHMTRWQDVTVEGLKKDLTDMHCHVRVIAIATCASGAVNRPSPELNPSKEAALRGGVQAMTAEVQPVPEELQPLLRAALTDPSDRVRFAAALCQYAMGAGNAMAREILLEALLDSALGRDADSWAAAQCLALEGEGSAAVVQRLISQLFDTDVEGDREQATALLARLTNTTTVVRSLLAEKLNSGNWRERTLSCHTLARLQGSFNKDLTNKLTFLMWNDWHSKVRQAAAQTLGRMGLGKEVHDELRSKLCEDSPCWRVVALSLLAQLGIMTAKLLPAFLSCFNNDFVAVRQQACLTAATMRIPDELVFNQLLRMMQNEPVKEIKASAIHGKSLKSRPNSASAKRGARTWSTKSNSRSTGCAVSASSLKRC
- the LOC131698697 gene encoding HEAT repeat-containing protein 4-like isoform X2 produces the protein MDSPSLFSHTSSLLPEQEGPAVPEQEGPHVPEQEGPRVPKLSRVLVDSRAEPLLLPKSLCILQTRRHTRLQRQLLRTASSGLTFSQDVVRDRGPSSLPYSQRDTRGLFDPSGLLGPPARTKQRGAPRMDTPRHMPCHLWTGDRAKKRDPDSKAGPRGVPLVSEQDRETGRVKEKGNEQPAVFLTEADSPPHGRVSAGMVASLGGSDKDGVRGQWDELLLAQISKTTAQGGHEARRQSLLSGCYGSSRATDLVPEDPMNPEDFRDCRELPPGSGIETVQKAVPETPLPLYYRAPGFSRAQTQSSEPGGINLTADTLRVKHLQPLPPPRLQDSLNPRAGAHVYSTENPFEQELYSGISSQVHQRDERRRDWIIMENTSEYRKNLQEQLPRTPEQWNKAGGARETTPKRTGVLRPVKGGRRWLALPSPADYTETGLRPPDTSWPDTRPVYTRTPHRPLQELSGWRYTVDEWRKAWKHMTRWQDVTVEGLKKDLTDMHCHVRVIAIATCASGAVNRPSPELNPSKEALRGGVQAMTAEVQPVPEELQPLLRAALTDPSDRVRFAAALCQYAMGAGNAMAREILLEALLDSALGRDADSWAAAQCLALEGEGSAAVVQRLISQLFDTDVEGDREQATALLARLTNTTTVVRSLLAEKLNSGNWRERTLSCHTLARLQGSFNKDLTNKLTFLMWNDWHSKVRQAAAQTLGRMGLGKEVHDELRSKLCEDSPCWRVVALSLLAQLGIMTAKLLPAFLSCFNNDFVAVRQQACLTAATMRIPDELVFNQLLRMMQNEPVKEIKASAIHALGQTGHVTPALRELLLWALHHEEEPVVRFAAGDAIIALNLTGSDLQDLLLDRLSLEPHLLVRRKVAEIQAKLGFSQEGSKNLVHKVKQQVHRLCSKRIITQKVLRLEELEETLVQKALRIDLRTQPGLSDDPRDIARLLGDCFPAHSPPNSAPLQLESELPLYDTESQSLSDTFRSSSAATRASFASPRTPTLFSHDTEDEEAEPQRPITRGRAKSFRSCRQSRHRPVSGSAVSLSQGHSRPSCDLEEQVL